TCCCTTATGAGGAGGTTTGGGATCACACTAGTGTAAAGGCTTCCCGGACCGAAAGTTATCATATCAGCAGATTCTATCCTCCCTATGGCATCGATAGGTGTGAGCGTATCCTCAGGTTCTATCCATATCCTTTCAATTCTCACTTTTCTTTCTCTGCCGTAGTTTGTTATTTCCTCTTCACCTACTACCACCACACCATCTGAAAACTCGGCACATAACTGAACATCGTCAACGGTCGCCGGGATGATGTCTCCCTTAGTTCTCAAGATCTGAGATGCTATCTTTATAGACATCATAAAGCTTCCTGTGATGTCTGTGAGCGCTATTAGGAAGAGATTTCCAAATGCGTGTCCTTCCAGTTCTTCACCTTTAAATCTGTACTGAAATAGCTGTTGCATGATCTGTTCACTTTCTGAGAGTGCCACTATGCAGTTTCTTATATCTCCTGGAGCAGGTAAATTGTACACTTTCCTAAGTCTCCCCGTACTTCCACCGCTGTCCGCAACGGTAACTATAGCGGATAAACTCTTTACCCTTTCTCCTACCTCTTTTTTAAGACCTCTGAGTAAACTTGAAAGTCCCGTACCTCCTCCTATAGCCACTATGTTCATAGGAAACCTCCTTGAATTTTCCGTATGTAGAAGTATTTTAAACCATTATGGTTACACTTAATCTAAAGGAAATATTTAAAAGAAGGGCGAGATTTACAGGCTTTTACAGATTATCACCAAAGGAGTTGAGCTTGCCTGCGGACATGGGAGAGTTAAAAGATCCGGTAAATGTTTACGTAGAAATAACAAAAGAAAAGGGAGGTTACCACGTTCACATGGAGATAGAAGGTAACATCACACTTGAGTGTAGTAGATGTCTCTCTCCGTTTGTTAGGGAAATGAGTCTTTCGGAAGATGTGAGGATAGAACCTTACCCTATGAGGGACATAGTTCACATAAAACCTAAGGATCTTGATGTGTCTTTCTTTGAAGATGAAGAGAGCTTTAATCTTGTAAATCTCGTAAGGGAACAGATTATACTTAGCGTACCCACCAAACCACTCTGCGATCCCCAGTGTAAAGGAATTCCTTTGAAGGAAGAAAGTAAGGGAGATACGAGATTTGCAATACTTAAAAAGCTTATAAAGGGATAATAGATAGTATAATTAATATATGGAGGCTGAGCAGTTTTCTGAAGGTTACACTTTTGATGATGTACTTTTGGTTCCCCAATACTCCGAGGTGCTTCCTCATGAGGTTGATGTATCTACTCATCTTACAAAGAGGATAAAATTAAACATCCCTATAGTTTCCGCTGCTATGGATACTGTCACCGAGTCAAGGCTCGCTATAGCTCTCGCTAGAGAAGGTGGTATAGGTATAATCCACAGAAATATGCCGATAGAAAAGCAAGCTGAGGAAGTACAGAAGGTAAAAAAATCCGAAAGTGGGATGATACTCCAACCTATAACTGTCCACCCTAACAACACTGTCAGAGAAGCTATGCAAATTATGGAAAGGTATAAGATCTCCGGTGTACCTGTGGTTGACGGTAGCGGTATGCTTGTTGGTATTCTTACCAACAGGGATCTTCGCTTTTTAAAATCTACGGATTATGACAAACCTGTCTCCCTCTTTATGACGAAGGAAGGATTAATAACAGCTCAGGAAAGGGTGACCCTTGAGGAAGCAGAAGAGATACTCCAAAGGCACAAAGTGGAAAAACTCCCTATAGTGGACAAAGAAGGGAGATTGCGCGGGCTTATAACTATAAAAGACATAGTAAAGAGGAAAAAGTATCCTAACGCCTGTAAGGATGAGATAGGAAGGCTTAGGGTAGGTGCAGCTGTTGGCACAGGACCTGACACTACAAGGCGTGTTGAAGCCCTGGTTTATGCTCACGTTGATGTGATCGTAGTGGATACAGCCCATGGGCACTCAAAGAGAGTTTTGGAAACAGTTGAAATGATAAAGTCCAACTATCCTCATGTGGATGTAATAGCTGGAAATGTGGCAACCGCAGAAGGGGTAAGGGATCTTATAAAAGCCGGTGCTGACGCCGTAAAAGTTGGCGTAGGTCCAGGTTCTATATGTACCACGAGGGTAGTTGCGGGGGTTGGTGTTCCACAGATAACAGCCATAATGTGGGCTTATCAGGAAGCTAAAGATCATGGTATCCCCATAATAGCGGATGGAGGCATAAGGTATTCGGGTGATATAGTCAAAGCTCTTGCTGCAGGTGCGAGTGCGGTCATGCTTGGGAATCTCCTCGCAGGAACTGAGGAAGCTCCCGGTGAGACCATATATTATCAAGGCAGAGCCTACAAGGTATACAGGGGGATGGGATCACTGGGTGCTATGATGAGCAGGTTCTCAAGCGATAGGTATGGGCAGGAAAGCATGGAGAAGTTTGTTCCAGAAGGTATAGAAGGTAGGGTACCTTATAAAGGTAGACTCAGTGATATCATGTTCCAACTCGTAGGAGGAATTCGCTCGGGTATGGGTTACGTTGGTGCCAATAACATAAAAGAGCTTAGGGAGAAAGCTAAGTTTGTGAAGATAACTTACGCAGGATATAGAGAATCACACGTTCATGACGTTGTGATAACCAAGGAAGCACCTAACTACTGGGTTGATTAATGGCTTTGCTATACACGGGTATTGACAAAGATGGCAAATTAAGAAGAGGCAAAATTGATGCTTCGGATATAAATTCTGCGTACAGGCTTTTGATTTCCCAAGGTATAAAACCCATCAAGATTGAGGAAGAGAAGAAGAACATACTGAGCAGAGAGATAATAAAGAGAAAGCCCTCTCAGGAAGACCTGTCTTTTGCACTTTTACAGCTTTCACTCCTTTTATCGTCCGGATTGAATCTCACAAAAGCACTTGAAGTACTCCGTGAACAGACACAAGACAAAAGACTTTCCGAAGCGATAGCTTCCATAAAGGAGTCCATAGAGAGAGGTGAACCGCTTCCTTTAGCTTTTAAAAATGCTGAGATATTCCCGGATTTTCTCGTGGAGATGATTAAGGTGGCGGAAAGGGGCGAAAATCTTGAGGAGATCTTCAATATAGCTGGAAATTTCTTACAGAGAATATCCGATGTTAGGGCGAGAATAATCTCTTCTCTGACTTATCCCACCTTTGTGATAGTTATGAGTTTCCTCTCGGTCATAGTAGTAATAAAGTTTGTGGTGCCGAAAATTGCGAGTGTGCTTGCAAGTTTTGGCAAAGATCTACCTTTGGTAACAAAGATGCTTTTGTTTATTTCCAAGATCATAGGCTATCTATTTTATCTTTCGCCCTTTGCGATCGCCCTTCTCTTTTTTGGAATAAAAGCCTCAGGTAGGGAAAAGATAGATGCACTTTTTTTGAAAATACCTATCTTTGGAAAGGTGTCTTATTACTTTAACCTGTCTCGATTTGCAGGAAGCTTGCGTATGGCTCTCCTTTCAGGTATACCTTTGGTAAAGGCACTTTCTTTAAGCAGGGGAAGTTTGACTAACCTTTACATGAGAAAAAGTGTGGAAGGTATTGAGGAGGAGCTTTTTAAGGGCAAGAGCCTATCAGAAGTGTTAAAAAGTACAGGTATCTTCCCACCACTTTTTATCAACTTTGTAAGCACGGGTGAGAAGGGTAGTGAGCTTGAAAAGATGCTATCATTACTTGAAGAACTATATGATAAGCAAGCAATGAGAGTAATAAGCTTTTGGATAAGGTTTGCAGAACCCTTGTCCATGCTTGTCATTGGTCTTCTCGTTGCTTTTGTAGTTTTCAGTGTAATACTACCAATTACAGAGCTGTCAGCAGGCATAAAAAGATAGCGCTAATTTTGACAGCAACTTTTTTTATTTTTCCTCCACAAAAAAAAGAGGATGGAAGCCAAAAGAAAAAGCAAAATTATTCCCAACCAGCTCATATTAGACTCCCTATTTTATAAATCAAAAAGGCTGTAAGCCAAGCCAAAACAAAACTATAGGCAAGAAAGCTAAGCGCAAATTTTTTACCAGCTTCTCTCCACATAACCGCAACTGTTCCAAGACAGGAGGTATAAATGAGAATGAATATCATAAATGATAGGGCGCTTGCTCCGTTCAAACTCTTTGATATAGCACTTCTGAGTGGCGTATACTCTTCAGAGACCTCAAAGGTTTTCGGGAGAGGATCAATAAGCGAAGAAAAAGCTTCCTTTACAGCACTTCCTAAAGCAAAGAGCTGTTTCTTTGCTTCTTGATCAGGTAAAAACTCTTTACTGCTTTTGTCTTGTGCTGTATATATGGTTGCCATGGAGCTGAGAACTATCTCCCTTGCAAGGAAGGCAGGAATTAGTGATGTAGATATCCTCCAGTCATTTATACCTATAGGCTCAAACAGTGGAGTAATAAGCTGTCCTATCTTTCCGGCGAGACTATCTTCTGCTTTTGTCACTCCAGGAGGAATATTCATGCTAAGCCATATAACTACAGAAACCGCAAATATGAGCGTGCCTGCTCTGTACAAAAAGTCCCTAAGGTACACCCAAACTATCCTGAGTAACAGTCTCAAAGTTGGAAGACGGTAAGGAGGGAGTTCCATCACAAAGTGATAAAGACCTCCTGCAAAGACAGTCTTTCTGAGGAGTATAGCAGTAAAGAGTGCAACCGCCACACCCATTAAATAAAGTAGAAAGATCACTATAGCGGGGTTTTTGAAAAAGGTTACCGCAAAAAAAGAAAAAACAACAAGCCTCGCTGGACAACTCATAAAAGGTATCATGGCTATAACCAGAAGTTTATCCCTTCTGCTTTCCATAGTTCTCGTCGCCACTATGGCAGGTACATTACACCCAAAACCCAAAAGTAAGGGTATTACACTCTTACCGTGAAGCCCCAGCCTGTGCATGAACCTATCCATAAGAAAAGCTATCCTCGGGA
This portion of the Hydrogenobacter sp. genome encodes:
- a CDS encoding YvcK family protein, which codes for MNIVAIGGGTGLSSLLRGLKKEVGERVKSLSAIVTVADSGGSTGRLRKVYNLPAPGDIRNCIVALSESEQIMQQLFQYRFKGEELEGHAFGNLFLIALTDITGSFMMSIKIASQILRTKGDIIPATVDDVQLCAEFSDGVVVVGEEEITNYGRERKVRIERIWIEPEDTLTPIDAIGRIESADMITFGPGSLYTSVIPNLLIRDIKEAVERSSALKVFIVNAMTQPGETDGFTAYDHLTTFLKHSGIKRVDAVVVNTKMPSNSLLKRYLDEGQEPVIPDVARIAKEGFNVYAEDLIGEKEDFVRHDPDRLADLLMRVYYNYAILP
- a CDS encoding YceD family protein produces the protein MVTLNLKEIFKRRARFTGFYRLSPKELSLPADMGELKDPVNVYVEITKEKGGYHVHMEIEGNITLECSRCLSPFVREMSLSEDVRIEPYPMRDIVHIKPKDLDVSFFEDEESFNLVNLVREQIILSVPTKPLCDPQCKGIPLKEESKGDTRFAILKKLIKG
- the guaB gene encoding IMP dehydrogenase, which gives rise to MEAEQFSEGYTFDDVLLVPQYSEVLPHEVDVSTHLTKRIKLNIPIVSAAMDTVTESRLAIALAREGGIGIIHRNMPIEKQAEEVQKVKKSESGMILQPITVHPNNTVREAMQIMERYKISGVPVVDGSGMLVGILTNRDLRFLKSTDYDKPVSLFMTKEGLITAQERVTLEEAEEILQRHKVEKLPIVDKEGRLRGLITIKDIVKRKKYPNACKDEIGRLRVGAAVGTGPDTTRRVEALVYAHVDVIVVDTAHGHSKRVLETVEMIKSNYPHVDVIAGNVATAEGVRDLIKAGADAVKVGVGPGSICTTRVVAGVGVPQITAIMWAYQEAKDHGIPIIADGGIRYSGDIVKALAAGASAVMLGNLLAGTEEAPGETIYYQGRAYKVYRGMGSLGAMMSRFSSDRYGQESMEKFVPEGIEGRVPYKGRLSDIMFQLVGGIRSGMGYVGANNIKELREKAKFVKITYAGYRESHVHDVVITKEAPNYWVD
- a CDS encoding type II secretion system F family protein — protein: MALLYTGIDKDGKLRRGKIDASDINSAYRLLISQGIKPIKIEEEKKNILSREIIKRKPSQEDLSFALLQLSLLLSSGLNLTKALEVLREQTQDKRLSEAIASIKESIERGEPLPLAFKNAEIFPDFLVEMIKVAERGENLEEIFNIAGNFLQRISDVRARIISSLTYPTFVIVMSFLSVIVVIKFVVPKIASVLASFGKDLPLVTKMLLFISKIIGYLFYLSPFAIALLFFGIKASGREKIDALFLKIPIFGKVSYYFNLSRFAGSLRMALLSGIPLVKALSLSRGSLTNLYMRKSVEGIEEELFKGKSLSEVLKSTGIFPPLFINFVSTGEKGSELEKMLSLLEELYDKQAMRVISFWIRFAEPLSMLVIGLLVAFVVFSVILPITELSAGIKR
- a CDS encoding LPXTG cell wall anchor domain-containing protein; amino-acid sequence: MSWLGIILLFLLASILFFLWRKNKKSCCQN